The DNA segment AGTCCTTCTTTTATCAGCATCGCAGCTTCATTGGCTAGTGTTCCACCTGAGTAATATCCTTTAATATATTTTTGATCAGATGAAAAAGCTACTTCAGGAAGTTCTATAGCTTGTTCCTCAACGGATACAGCTTCGTTGTTTAATAGTTGAACTGCAATTCTAGCTGTTTCTTCTAATGTATACGCATGGTAAAGGTTTTCTTCGTGATAAGTCGGCTTTTCACCTAAGAAAATTGTTACAGCTGGCTTAGTAATTTTACGTAATAGCGCTAACACTTTTTCACGAACAGCTGGAGCAGGTGGTTTTGAGATCACGACAATGACATCAGTATCCGGGTCATTTTCAAGTGTTACAATGCCATCCATCAATGTAATTCCGCCAATTTCTTCTTTTAAATCACGTCCTCCTGTTCCAATCGCATTCGTTACACCGCCACCCAGTTTATGAATGATCGTGGAAACTTCTTGGATTCCTGTTCCGGAAGCTCCTACAATTCCAATAGCGCCTTTTCGAACAACGTTTGTAAAGGCTAATGGAATGCCATTGATGATACCTGTGCCACAATCTGGTCCCATTAATAAGAGTCCTTTTTCATGTGCTTTTAGCTTTAAGCGCTTTTCATCTTCAATCGAAACGTTGTCACTGAAACAAAATACATGTTTGCCTTCATCCAAAGCTTTTTCAATCTCTAAAGGCGCATGTGTCCCTGGTATAGAGATTAAGGCAACTGGCGCATCTTTAGATAAACTGATGGCTTTATCCCATGTTCGAACAGACTCTTGAGCGTCACTATTATCCATCCCTTTTGATTGTTCTTCTAAAAACACATCGATCTCTTCCATGACGTTTGGAACAACAGATTCGTCTTTCACATCTAGAACGACAGCCATATCATTAGCTGATGCTTTTTCTAATTCTGGTGTATACAGACCTCCTGTTTTAAAGATGTCTTTATTAGCAGGTGTTCCCATCATAATTGACACATTATTTACGCCTTCAACTGTATTGATTTTGTTCGTTAATAGCATTAGGACAATCGAATCTTGGTAACTATTGTTTTTTATAATCGTCGTTAACATAGTGTGGCCCCTCTTTCTCATTTCATCATTATTTAGTCAGCAAATGCACTTTTCCCGCCATACTGATCAAAATGAACAGTTTCGCTTGTTAAGTAATCATAAATACTTTTTTCAATCGGAATACCTTCTTTTTGGTACTTTTCGTAATTTAATTGACTGAGTTCCCCTGGATAATAGACTTGTTCAAAACCATCAGCTGGTTTCGTCTCATGCAATTCTGAAACAACTTGATCCATTTTTTCTTTAAATAAATCGAGATCCGTAAAGCGTTTTGGATCAATCAATATAAATAATTGTCCCAAATCACGTCCTTCAGAAATTTTGTCATACATAGAAGTAACGTGTTTTCCAAACGGCAGTCCTAAAAGAATTCCAGACAAGACATCAACCATCATCATCAAGCCGTATCCTTTTGGTCCAGCAATCGGCAACAAACCATTTACAGCATGAGGATCCGTTGTCGGTTTGCCATCTTTGTCTACTGCCCAAGTATTAGGGATTTTTAAATTTTTTGATCGTGCATCTAGGATCTTTCCCCAGGCTTGAACGGTTGTCGCCATATCAAAGACTACGGGAGCACCCGTTTTTCGGGGAGCTGCAAATGCAATTGGATTGGTCCCATAATAATTCTCTGTTCCTCCAAATGCCACAACCATTGGGTCCGATTGACACATTGAAATGCCAATCAAATCTTGCTCAGCTGCTTTTTTGACATAGTAAGATAGTGCACCACTATGACTCATTTTTGATATTCCTACTACAGCAACCCCTGATTCTTTAGCTAAAGGAATCGCTTCTGCTAATGCGTTATTTGCTATATATTGACCTACTCCGTTATCCCCATGGAAAATAGCTGTACTTGGTCCTGTTACTTCAAAATCTGTTTGCGGATCCAATGTAACGCCACCTTTAGCGATTTGTTCTGCATAATAATCTACACGAACGGCTCCATGTGAATGGATTCCGCAAGAATCAGCAAATACTAAGTGATTGGCTACTTCTTGTGCTTGTTCAGTGTATAATCCTGCTTTTTCAAGTTTGTCTTTGATTAATTGATGCAGATCCGAAGAGGGTACAATTACTGTATTTTCTTTCATATTCATTCACCCTCCCTTTAAATTTTTGGATCGCGATTACAATCTTTAGAGTAAACGTAACTCAATGATTCATTACGACCAACAGCATAGGCAGCTTGTGGATTATAAGCGCCCATGAAAATATAATCGCCTTTCTCTACTGGCATCCATTCATTATCTAGGTTGTACATTCCTTGACCAGATAATATATAAGCACCATGCTCTTGCACATGTGTCTCGACGTAACCATGGCTGGCGCCTGGTTTAAAGGATAAAACATGGAAGTTCATATCAAAACCTAAATCTTTGGGCAATAAATCCCATATGAGAACATCTTCCATGTCTTCATAGTTTGTCGCTTCAAGGTGTTCAACATTATTGAATAAGGTATGCGCAGCATAACCTTCTAGTGGTTCATACCGTTTTTTGTATAAGAAAATCTCTGTATCTTGCGTTTGTGCATTTTCAAGATACATTTTCAAATCCGCTGGTACATAAGCATACCCACCAGCTGTAAGGGTTTGTTCTTGAGTACCATCGCCTACTTTTAAGGCTCCTTCAATAACATAAACAAACGTTTCTACACCATCTTCGCCAAATCCTTGTGTATTTCCACCATTTTCGTGCAAGGTAATAATGTAATCAACAAAATTTGCTCCAAGTTTTGGTGAAGCAAGTATCGTTAGATCACAATTTTCAAATCCTGGCACAACATTTTTTACTAATCCATCATGTGGAATCAGCGCATAGTTTTGTCTCTTAATAACGGAACGTGACTCAAGCAACCCGTCTCTATACCCTTGTACATTGTTTTTGTATCCCATTTTTATCACCCATTCTTTTTATTTGTAAGCTAACTTATACAAAGCTCCTGCCAAAGTTTTGACTCCTGCAACTAAATCTTCTAACTTAGTTTCTTCAGCTGGATTATGGCTAATCCCTTTGATACTTGGAACAAATATCATGGCTGTAGGATAGTGTGGCGCAATGATTTGTGAATCATGACCTGCACCACTATGCATGATTAAGTAATCGATGTTTTCACTTTTAACGGCTTCTTCAATAACTGAAACAATTGATTCATCCATTGGAACTGGAGCTTCATCCATCCATAGATCAATATCGATTGTCATTCCCATTTCTTCAGCGATTTCCTGCATTCGTTTTTCTAGGGATTCAGTAAAGTTCTTTAGCTCTTCTTTATCTGTATGACGGCAATCGATTGTAAACAATACTTCACCTGGCACAACATTGACCGTATTTGGTTTAGGTTCAACTTTTCCAAATGTTAGTACCAAAGGATCTCCAACTTCTTCTGCTTTACCAATCGCTTCTGAACAAATTTTACTAAATGCATACACTGCATCTTTTCGGTAACCCATTGGAGTGGTACCAGCATGATTTGCTT comes from the Carnobacterium sp. 17-4 genome and includes:
- the fdrA gene encoding acyl-CoA synthetase FdrA is translated as MLTTIIKNNSYQDSIVLMLLTNKINTVEGVNNVSIMMGTPANKDIFKTGGLYTPELEKASANDMAVVLDVKDESVVPNVMEEIDVFLEEQSKGMDNSDAQESVRTWDKAISLSKDAPVALISIPGTHAPLEIEKALDEGKHVFCFSDNVSIEDEKRLKLKAHEKGLLLMGPDCGTGIINGIPLAFTNVVRKGAIGIVGASGTGIQEVSTIIHKLGGGVTNAIGTGGRDLKEEIGGITLMDGIVTLENDPDTDVIVVISKPPAPAVREKVLALLRKITKPAVTIFLGEKPTYHEENLYHAYTLEETARIAVQLLNNEAVSVEEQAIELPEVAFSSDQKYIKGYYSGGTLANEAAMLIKEGLELTGSADKKEGFILKDAGYEIIDLGDDIYTQGKPHPMIDPDKRIEMIEQAADDSETAIILLDIVLGYGAHIDMATELAPAIKKAQDKAKETNKQLVFIGAIVGTDEDPQDIKKQKTILEEAGVIVADSNNQAVRMALKLVSISLDEVEKTIQTVEAPAFEEELIPSEQMMDMLRTKTFLNIGLRSFSDAIREMGGTSIQFDWRPAAGGNVTLQKALYFLKNYTNENN
- the allE gene encoding (S)-ureidoglycine aminohydrolase; its protein translation is MGYKNNVQGYRDGLLESRSVIKRQNYALIPHDGLVKNVVPGFENCDLTILASPKLGANFVDYIITLHENGGNTQGFGEDGVETFVYVIEGALKVGDGTQEQTLTAGGYAYVPADLKMYLENAQTQDTEIFLYKKRYEPLEGYAAHTLFNNVEHLEATNYEDMEDVLIWDLLPKDLGFDMNFHVLSFKPGASHGYVETHVQEHGAYILSGQGMYNLDNEWMPVEKGDYIFMGAYNPQAAYAVGRNESLSYVYSKDCNRDPKI
- the allD gene encoding ureidoglycolate dehydrogenase yields the protein MNMKENTVIVPSSDLHQLIKDKLEKAGLYTEQAQEVANHLVFADSCGIHSHGAVRVDYYAEQIAKGGVTLDPQTDFEVTGPSTAIFHGDNGVGQYIANNALAEAIPLAKESGVAVVGISKMSHSGALSYYVKKAAEQDLIGISMCQSDPMVVAFGGTENYYGTNPIAFAAPRKTGAPVVFDMATTVQAWGKILDARSKNLKIPNTWAVDKDGKPTTDPHAVNGLLPIAGPKGYGLMMMVDVLSGILLGLPFGKHVTSMYDKISEGRDLGQLFILIDPKRFTDLDLFKEKMDQVVSELHETKPADGFEQVYYPGELSQLNYEKYQKEGIPIEKSIYDYLTSETVHFDQYGGKSAFAD